AGTCATCGTGGTTGACAACGGTTCGTCAGATGGGAGCAAACGAGTAGCAGCACAATTAGGGGCAAGGGTTATCTCGTTTAATCAACCGCTAGGACATGATGTAGGAAGAAGTATTGGAGCGAAAGAAGCAAGGGGAGATATTCTACTCTTCCTGGATGCTGATTTCGTTGTAGCAGCCAAAGAAGTGATCCCGCTGGTAAGAGCCGTGCAGCGTGGTGTGGATGTCGCTTTAAATAAATATAACGGAAGCACGGCCAAGGTTGGCGTTCATCGCGTTGTGTTAGCGAAACACGCTCTAAATGCAATCATTAATCGTCCCGATTTGCTAGGTGCCTCCATGACGACGATTCCGCATGCGATAAGCCGCAAAGCACTGAACATGATCGGAGCTGATAATTTGGCAGTTCCTCCACTGGCGCAAGCGATAGCGGCACATCATGGACTTCATATAAAAGCAACCCAACTCATTCAAGTGGGACTTCGCAATCGTATCCGCAGAAGGCCCAAAGCGTCTGATCCCATTGGCGACTTAATCATTGGTGATCACCTGGAAGCGATTAGCTGGTTGGTTGGAGTATCTGGTGAACGAGCAAGCATACACGATCAGTTGCGCGTAAGAGAAATGATGAGGTGAGCCGATGAAACCGAACATCAAGAGAAGAAGCGCTCAGAGCTTAGCTGTCCCGATGAATAAAAAAAGAGTAAGTCCTAAGCGGTCTTCGCCACGCCTTCGTAAGAATTTTACT
Above is a genomic segment from Paenibacillus sp. HWE-109 containing:
- a CDS encoding glycosyltransferase family 2 protein, which translates into the protein MSNQRIQRKQKQLVARVSLHQPKVSVIIPVCNEARTLAKVIREAFRVHPQTEVIVVDNGSSDGSKRVAAQLGARVISFNQPLGHDVGRSIGAKEARGDILLFLDADFVVAAKEVIPLVRAVQRGVDVALNKYNGSTAKVGVHRVVLAKHALNAIINRPDLLGASMTTIPHAISRKALNMIGADNLAVPPLAQAIAAHHGLHIKATQLIQVGLRNRIRRRPKASDPIGDLIIGDHLEAISWLVGVSGERASIHDQLRVREMMR